Proteins encoded in a region of the Psychromicrobium lacuslunae genome:
- a CDS encoding VOC family protein gives MVKLSSITVNAHQPQRLAEFWSEFLETDVAFEHEGFIWLKPTEGQTRLAFQQIDQPTEGRRRLHLDLTSEDPEAELARALSLGASQLEDHWAGSFHWVVLADPEGNEFCISAAE, from the coding sequence ATGGTCAAACTTTCCTCCATCACGGTGAATGCTCATCAGCCGCAACGCCTCGCCGAGTTCTGGTCTGAGTTCTTAGAAACCGACGTGGCTTTCGAACACGAGGGATTTATCTGGCTGAAGCCGACCGAAGGCCAAACTCGCTTAGCATTCCAGCAGATCGATCAGCCCACTGAAGGGCGTCGCCGCCTGCATTTGGACCTCACTAGCGAGGATCCGGAAGCAGAGCTGGCCCGCGCCCTGAGCTTGGGCGCGAGCCAGTTGGAGGATCATTGGGCCGGATCATTTCACTGGGTGGTCTTGGCCGACCCGGAAGGCAACGAATTTTGTATTTCAGCGGCCGAATGA
- a CDS encoding OsmC family protein, with product MATVRSAHTVWQGNLPTGSGQVTLDSSGLGTYDVTWKARAEQAEGKTSPEELIAAAHSACFSMAFSHALGEEGKTPETVNTSADVTFQPGEGITGIKLTLRAKVPGLSEEDFQRIAEGAKTGCPVSAALTGTTITLEASLEA from the coding sequence ATGGCGACAGTTCGTTCAGCACATACCGTTTGGCAGGGAAATCTCCCCACCGGCAGTGGCCAGGTCACTCTGGATAGCTCCGGCTTAGGCACCTATGACGTGACCTGGAAGGCCCGGGCCGAACAAGCAGAGGGCAAGACCAGCCCGGAGGAATTGATCGCAGCAGCTCACTCCGCCTGCTTCTCAATGGCTTTTAGCCATGCGCTCGGCGAAGAGGGAAAAACTCCGGAGACCGTGAACACCTCGGCAGACGTCACCTTCCAGCCCGGCGAGGGAATCACCGGAATTAAGCTCACTTTGCGGGCCAAGGTACCCGGTCTGAGCGAAGAAGATTTCCAGCGCATCGCTGAGGGGGCTAAGACCGGTTGCCCGGTTTCTGCTGCTCTCACCGGCACCACCATCACTCTGGAAGCAAGTTTAGAAGCCTAG